One genomic segment of Miscanthus floridulus cultivar M001 unplaced genomic scaffold, ASM1932011v1 fs_605_7_8, whole genome shotgun sequence includes these proteins:
- the LOC136532406 gene encoding uncharacterized protein: MRLTNVLMDGGRGLNILYASTLDMIGIPRSSLSPSKAPFYGIIPGKEVMPLGYLKLKMLGPKGVITVKGSFEQAYYCEQDCVAQAATLVAPYVPDGPDHNAGRALAEGAAKAAMVLDRLSIGEASKKGST, translated from the exons ATGCGCCTCACCAAtgtgctgatggatgggggccgtggcctcaacatactctacgccAGCACCCTCGACATGATAGGCATCCCGCGAAGTAGCCTGAGCCCCAGCAAGGCACCATTCTACGGGATCATCCCAGGGAAGGAGGTCATGCCCCTCGG CTACCTGAAGCTCAAGATGCTTGGCCCAAAGGGGGTCATCACTGTCAAGGGTAGCTTTGAGCAAGCCTACTATTGCGAGCAGGACTGCGTCGCCCAAGCGGCCACACTCGTTGCCCCCTATGTTCCTGATGGCCCTGACCACAATGCAGGAAGGGCATTGGCAGAAGGAGCAGCCAAGGCAGCAATGGTGCTCGACCGACTGAGTATCGGTGAGGCATCCAAGAAGGGGTCAACCTGA